A stretch of Pseudomonas sp. 7SR1 DNA encodes these proteins:
- a CDS encoding VirB3 family type IV secretion system protein, with protein sequence MSGADSFAAGFEVPLHRSLTEPILMGGAPRTVAIANGTLAAAVGLGLQLWIPGVVLWIVGHSLAVWGARVDPQFMQVFARHIKHKPLLDV encoded by the coding sequence ATGAGCGGCGCGGATAGCTTCGCGGCCGGCTTCGAGGTGCCGCTGCATCGCTCGCTCACCGAACCGATCCTCATGGGCGGTGCGCCGCGCACCGTGGCGATTGCCAACGGCACGCTGGCCGCCGCCGTCGGGCTGGGCCTGCAACTCTGGATTCCTGGTGTCGTGCTCTGGATCGTCGGTCACTCGCTAGCCGTGTGGGGCGCGCGTGTCGATCCGCAGTTCATGCAGGTCTTCGCCCGGCACATCAAGCACAAGCCGCTGCTGGACGTGTAG
- a CDS encoding TrbC/VirB2 family protein, which yields MTQMHAHAFRFSVNPLSHLSSLARLRSLARPAGQGLLLAALLLFLAGTAQAAGSSMPWEGPLQSILESIQGPVARIVAVIIIIATGLALAFGDTSGGFRKLIQIVFGLSIAFAASSFFLSFFSFSGGAVV from the coding sequence ATGACGCAGATGCACGCTCACGCTTTCCGCTTTTCCGTAAATCCGCTTTCCCACCTGTCCAGCCTTGCGCGGCTGCGCAGCCTGGCCCGCCCGGCGGGGCAAGGGCTGCTGCTGGCCGCGCTGCTGCTGTTCCTGGCCGGTACGGCGCAGGCCGCCGGTTCTTCGATGCCGTGGGAAGGCCCGCTGCAATCCATTCTGGAGTCGATCCAGGGGCCGGTGGCGCGCATCGTCGCGGTCATCATCATCATCGCCACGGGCCTGGCGCTGGCCTTCGGCGACACGTCGGGCGGCTTCCGCAAGCTGATCCAGATCGTGTTCGGTCTGTCCATCGCGTTCGCGGCTTCGAGCTTCTTCCTGTCGTTCTTCAGCTTCTCCGGCGGGGCCGTCGTATGA
- the trbB gene encoding P-type conjugative transfer ATPase TrbB translates to MSAVPQTPPERSSTAASLDRRIQMLRTAMGPVIASALADPDVVEIMLNPDRTLWVDRLSTGRTPLGVELSEDDGERIIRLVAAHVGAEVHRGRPLLTAELPETGERFEGILPPAAPGPAFALRKRAVSIIGLDRYVADGILTTGQAKFLRRAVRERQNILIAGATSSGKTTLANALLAEIAATGDRVLVLEDTIELQCAARDHVPLRTRAGVVSMTELVRATMRLRPDRVIVGEVRGGEALDLVKVWGTGHPGGIATIHAGSALGALLRLEQLILEVAVNPPRALIAEAVNVVIHIAGRGRKRRVESIARVVGFDGVGYRLADAQETPFPELMPVPLAADTAAPSPSLDQPGELP, encoded by the coding sequence ATGAGCGCCGTTCCGCAGACCCCGCCCGAACGCTCATCCACCGCGGCTTCGCTGGATCGCCGCATCCAGATGCTGCGCACGGCAATGGGGCCGGTCATCGCCAGCGCGCTGGCCGACCCCGACGTGGTGGAAATCATGCTCAACCCCGATCGCACCCTTTGGGTGGATCGGCTCTCAACGGGCCGCACGCCGCTGGGCGTGGAACTGTCCGAAGACGATGGCGAACGCATCATCCGCCTGGTGGCCGCGCACGTCGGCGCGGAAGTGCATCGCGGACGGCCGCTGCTGACCGCCGAGTTGCCCGAAACCGGCGAACGCTTCGAGGGCATTCTGCCGCCGGCCGCGCCGGGGCCGGCCTTCGCGCTGCGCAAGCGCGCCGTGAGCATCATCGGCCTGGATCGCTACGTCGCCGACGGCATCCTGACCACCGGGCAGGCGAAGTTCCTGCGCCGCGCCGTGCGCGAGCGCCAGAACATCCTGATCGCCGGGGCGACCAGCAGCGGCAAGACCACGCTGGCGAACGCGCTGCTGGCCGAGATCGCCGCCACGGGCGACCGCGTACTGGTGCTCGAAGACACCATCGAGCTGCAATGCGCAGCCCGTGACCATGTGCCGCTGCGCACCCGCGCGGGCGTCGTGTCCATGACCGAACTGGTGCGCGCCACGATGCGCCTACGCCCCGACCGCGTGATCGTCGGCGAAGTGCGCGGCGGCGAAGCCCTGGACTTGGTGAAGGTGTGGGGCACCGGCCATCCGGGCGGCATCGCCACGATCCATGCCGGTTCCGCGCTGGGTGCGCTGCTGCGCCTGGAGCAATTGATTCTCGAAGTCGCGGTGAACCCGCCGCGTGCGCTGATCGCCGAGGCGGTCAACGTGGTGATCCACATCGCCGGACGCGGCCGCAAGCGCCGCGTCGAAAGCATCGCCCGCGTCGTCGGCTTCGACGGTGTGGGCTACCGCCTGGCGGACGCGCAGGAAACACCGTTTCCCGAGCTGATGCCGGTTCCTCTCGCAGCGGATACCGCTGCGCCTTCCCCGTCCCTTGACCAACCTGGAGAACTGCCATGA
- a CDS encoding ribbon-helix-helix protein, CopG family, with product MSQYRLNLFIQPEHAKRLEELAAKKGVSKSSIVAAALASWLSPDAGDQREAAIAKRLDRLSRQVERMERDQNIQIETLALFIRYFLTVSTPVPEAHQDAARAQGRARFEQFVEQLGRHLLRGRSLVRDVVEELHPDPVRMDDAAALAEAQERAS from the coding sequence ATGAGCCAATACCGCCTCAATCTGTTCATCCAGCCCGAGCACGCCAAGCGCCTCGAAGAACTGGCCGCCAAGAAAGGCGTGTCCAAGTCGTCCATCGTCGCGGCGGCGCTCGCATCGTGGTTGTCGCCCGATGCAGGCGACCAGCGCGAGGCGGCCATCGCCAAGCGGCTCGATCGCCTGTCGCGCCAGGTCGAGCGCATGGAGCGCGACCAGAACATCCAGATCGAAACGCTGGCGCTGTTCATCCGCTACTTCCTGACCGTCAGCACGCCGGTTCCCGAGGCCCATCAGGACGCGGCGCGCGCCCAGGGCCGGGCACGCTTCGAGCAATTCGTTGAACAGTTGGGCCGCCACCTGCTGCGCGGCCGCAGCCTGGTGCGCGACGTGGTGGAGGAACTGCACCCCGACCCGGTGCGAATGGATGACGCGGCGGCGCTGGCCGAAGCGCAGGAGCGTGCCTCATGA
- a CDS encoding conjugal transfer protein TraG yields the protein MQAQGVLFGQIAAVFGIVIAGVWSATQWTAATLGYQLRLGSPWFDFFGTPVYHPWRLFEWWFFFDAYAPQVFDIGGAIAGGSGLLALVVAIAMSVWRSRQSRLVTTYGSARWAEADDIRKAGLTQPAGVFLGKYRNEYLRHEGPEHVLTFAPTRSGKGVGLVVPTLLSWPASAVIHDIKGENWQITAGWRSRFSHCLLFNPTDAKSAAYNPLLEVRRGAHEVRDVQNIADILVDPEGALEKRNHWEKTSHALLVGAILHVLYAGEDKTLRGVANFLSDPASPFELTLLRMMTTKHLGDAPHPVVASAAREVLNKSDNERSGVLSTAMSFLGLYRDPTVAEVTSRCDWRIADLIASEHPVSLYLVVPPSDISRTKPLIRLILNQIGRRLTESLDGSDGIERRHKLLLMLDEFPALGRLDFFETALAFMAGYGIRAFLIAQSLNQIDKAYGQNHSILDNCHVRVTFSTNDERTAKRVSETLGTATELRAQRNYAGHRLAPWLGHLMVSRQETARPLLTPGEVMQLPTDEAVVMVSSVAPIKAKKLRYYADANFKRRVLPPPALPAGRYADVPPVRSDDWSGLAIPTVPAMATSAAADGLGGIADDGGPRRQPELSEVAEYSPEPQPAGNDLALLDDDDDLPLPGFASLPGQLDPAMQRTARLASLDPNDGIDL from the coding sequence ATGCAAGCTCAGGGCGTGCTGTTTGGGCAGATCGCCGCCGTTTTCGGCATCGTGATCGCCGGCGTATGGAGTGCAACGCAATGGACAGCCGCCACCCTGGGCTATCAACTACGCCTTGGCTCGCCGTGGTTTGATTTCTTCGGCACGCCGGTCTATCACCCCTGGCGGCTGTTCGAGTGGTGGTTCTTCTTTGATGCCTACGCGCCTCAGGTCTTCGACATCGGCGGGGCCATCGCGGGAGGCAGCGGCCTGCTGGCCCTGGTGGTGGCCATCGCCATGTCGGTGTGGCGCTCGCGGCAATCACGCCTGGTCACGACCTACGGCTCGGCGCGCTGGGCCGAAGCGGATGACATTCGCAAGGCCGGGCTGACGCAGCCAGCCGGCGTGTTCCTCGGCAAGTACCGCAACGAGTACCTGCGCCACGAAGGCCCGGAACACGTCCTGACCTTCGCGCCCACACGCTCGGGCAAAGGCGTCGGCTTGGTGGTGCCCACCTTGTTGAGCTGGCCCGCGTCCGCCGTCATCCACGACATCAAGGGCGAGAACTGGCAGATCACCGCGGGCTGGCGCTCGCGCTTCTCGCACTGCCTGCTGTTCAACCCGACCGATGCGAAGTCAGCGGCCTACAACCCGTTGCTCGAAGTGCGGCGCGGCGCGCATGAGGTGCGCGACGTGCAGAACATCGCGGACATTCTGGTTGACCCCGAAGGTGCCCTGGAGAAGCGCAACCATTGGGAGAAGACTTCGCACGCGCTGCTGGTCGGGGCTATCCTGCATGTGCTCTACGCGGGTGAAGACAAGACGCTGCGCGGCGTCGCCAATTTCTTGTCCGACCCGGCCAGCCCGTTCGAGCTGACCTTGCTCCGGATGATGACGACGAAGCACCTGGGCGATGCACCGCACCCGGTTGTCGCGTCCGCTGCGCGCGAAGTGCTCAACAAGTCGGACAACGAACGCTCGGGCGTGTTGAGCACCGCCATGTCGTTCCTCGGCCTGTACCGTGACCCCACGGTGGCCGAAGTCACCTCGCGCTGCGACTGGCGCATCGCCGACCTGATCGCATCCGAGCATCCTGTCTCGCTGTATCTGGTCGTGCCGCCCTCGGACATATCGCGGACGAAGCCGCTCATTCGCCTGATCCTCAACCAGATCGGTCGGCGGCTCACCGAATCGCTCGATGGCAGCGATGGCATTGAGCGCCGCCACAAGCTGCTGCTGATGCTCGACGAGTTCCCGGCCCTGGGCCGCCTGGACTTCTTCGAGACGGCGCTCGCCTTCATGGCGGGCTATGGAATTCGCGCCTTCCTCATCGCCCAGAGCCTGAACCAGATCGACAAGGCGTACGGGCAGAACCATTCCATCCTCGACAACTGCCACGTCCGCGTGACGTTTTCCACCAACGACGAACGCACGGCCAAACGGGTTTCGGAAACGCTGGGCACCGCCACCGAACTGCGCGCCCAGCGCAACTATGCCGGGCACAGATTGGCTCCGTGGCTAGGGCACCTGATGGTGTCGCGGCAGGAGACGGCCCGCCCGCTGCTGACGCCCGGTGAAGTGATGCAGCTTCCGACCGACGAAGCCGTGGTGATGGTGTCCAGCGTGGCACCGATCAAAGCCAAGAAGCTGCGCTACTACGCCGACGCGAATTTCAAGCGTCGCGTGCTGCCGCCGCCCGCGCTCCCCGCCGGGCGCTATGCCGACGTGCCGCCAGTTCGCTCCGACGACTGGAGCGGGCTGGCGATCCCCACTGTCCCCGCCATGGCCACCAGTGCCGCCGCCGATGGCTTGGGCGGCATCGCCGATGACGGCGGGCCGCGCCGTCAGCCGGAGCTATCCGAAGTCGCCGAATACAGCCCCGAGCCACAGCCCGCAGGCAACGACCTGGCGCTGCTCGATGACGACGACGACCTGCCGCTGCCTGGTTTTGCATCTCTCCCCGGCCAGCTCGACCCGGCCATGCAGCGCACGGCCCGGCTGGCTTCCCTCGACCCCAACGACGGAATCGACCTATGA
- a CDS encoding EexN family lipoprotein → MKRIAPLLVIAALTACGQSETPTQANVPTVDELAADPARLKELRQQCKTDRAKLGDELCNRVAEATRKRFYGDGKTPYTPSETPQ, encoded by the coding sequence ATGAAGCGAATTGCCCCATTGCTGGTGATCGCGGCGCTCACGGCCTGCGGTCAATCGGAGACGCCGACGCAGGCCAACGTGCCGACCGTGGACGAGCTGGCCGCCGATCCGGCGCGGTTGAAGGAGCTGCGCCAGCAATGCAAGACCGATCGGGCTAAGCTGGGTGACGAGCTCTGCAACCGCGTGGCCGAAGCTACGCGCAAACGGTTCTACGGCGATGGGAAGACGCCCTACACACCATCGGAGACGCCGCAGTAG
- a CDS encoding LysR family transcriptional regulator, giving the protein MELRHLRCFLAVAEELHFARAAERLHIEQSPLSRTIKELEEDLGAQLFIRSSRSTRLTRAGKLFLEHVPRVFTALKQARESVQAASNGFQGQLRIAVSDGITSSRLSNLLATCREDEPEIDIRLFQVSLSQQLKGLQDDLYDVGFAQSDEVGDGITAEAVWSDPLMVAVPARHHLLKHKRIPLEELLQFPLVLCDPQACEGHARQVERMLRRSDRDPLIVERVTSFELMMVVVSAGFALGLAGVSHIVASRECGVVARPLAGRSPILTTYLLRREGEDSEMLTRFVERVQAIELPKGTRPVPPPEPDPQEEIKL; this is encoded by the coding sequence ATGGAACTTCGTCACCTGCGTTGCTTTCTCGCGGTTGCGGAAGAGCTTCACTTCGCGCGTGCAGCGGAAAGGTTGCACATTGAACAATCGCCCCTTTCTCGCACCATTAAGGAGCTGGAGGAGGATCTGGGGGCGCAGTTGTTTATTCGCTCCAGTCGAAGCACCCGCTTGACAAGGGCGGGCAAGCTGTTTCTTGAGCATGTGCCGCGGGTGTTCACTGCCTTAAAGCAAGCACGCGAGAGTGTGCAAGCGGCTTCCAATGGCTTCCAAGGTCAGTTGAGAATCGCGGTTTCCGACGGCATCACTTCGTCGCGTCTCTCGAACTTGCTGGCAACGTGCCGGGAGGACGAGCCGGAAATCGATATTCGTCTGTTCCAGGTCTCGCTGTCCCAACAACTCAAAGGGCTGCAAGACGATCTGTATGACGTAGGGTTTGCTCAATCCGACGAAGTAGGTGACGGCATAACGGCCGAAGCCGTATGGAGCGATCCGCTGATGGTGGCTGTGCCAGCACGGCATCACCTACTCAAGCACAAGCGAATCCCATTGGAAGAATTGCTGCAGTTCCCGCTGGTGCTCTGCGATCCGCAGGCGTGCGAGGGGCATGCTCGCCAGGTAGAACGCATGCTGCGTCGATCAGACCGCGACCCGCTAATCGTCGAGCGTGTCACTTCGTTCGAGCTGATGATGGTGGTGGTTTCTGCTGGCTTCGCCTTGGGTCTAGCCGGCGTATCGCATATCGTCGCGAGTCGGGAATGCGGCGTGGTGGCCCGGCCCTTGGCCGGGCGCTCCCCCATACTGACCACCTACCTTTTGCGGCGCGAAGGGGAAGACTCCGAAATGTTGACCCGATTCGTCGAACGGGTGCAGGCAATCGAATTGCCCAAGGGGACCAGGCCCGTCCCACCGCCTGAACCTGATCCCCAGGAGGAAATCAAGCTATGA
- a CDS encoding TetR/AcrR family transcriptional regulator: MVNDQRTSPTKHRTAKGAQRVQDLISVAAELFLERGFEGVAVDDLIARVGGSRSNIYSHFGGKEGLFQESMTAMCAEVAKPLEQLNIGQTEPSAVLPLLAQQLLRSALSPRTLALHRLLVNEGRRFPDVARAMWDVSYGKAIRILSQWIEGQQRLERGLSSAVPAQVLAEQFISLVAAHAKLLSASGLRSEPLSESEIDDIVSYAVRTFLYGASSQPNEKGKEK, translated from the coding sequence GTGGTTAACGATCAGCGCACCTCACCGACAAAGCATCGAACAGCCAAAGGCGCCCAGCGCGTACAAGACTTGATCTCCGTAGCTGCGGAGCTGTTCTTGGAACGCGGCTTTGAAGGCGTAGCTGTTGATGACTTGATCGCACGCGTCGGTGGCTCACGGAGCAACATCTACAGCCACTTTGGCGGCAAGGAAGGACTGTTCCAGGAATCGATGACGGCCATGTGCGCCGAGGTAGCCAAGCCGCTGGAGCAATTGAACATTGGGCAGACGGAACCAAGCGCTGTGCTTCCGCTGCTCGCTCAGCAACTGCTGAGATCAGCGCTTTCGCCGCGCACCCTGGCGTTGCATCGCCTCCTCGTCAACGAAGGAAGGCGCTTTCCAGACGTAGCCCGAGCGATGTGGGATGTGAGCTATGGCAAGGCCATCCGCATCCTCTCGCAATGGATTGAGGGACAGCAGCGGCTTGAGCGCGGCTTGTCCAGCGCCGTGCCAGCGCAAGTACTTGCCGAGCAGTTCATCAGCTTGGTGGCAGCCCATGCCAAGTTGCTCTCCGCGTCAGGGCTGCGTTCTGAGCCTCTATCCGAAAGCGAAATTGACGACATCGTGAGCTATGCCGTTCGGACCTTTCTCTACGGCGCCTCCAGCCAACCGAACGAAAAGGGAAAGGAGAAGTGA
- a CDS encoding alpha/beta hydrolase family protein, with protein MTDHQKNPDSNNGRAGSAGTAATAITSKHWAQPSFFNDNVLLDALLKHILGLMPYGMTDFGEVMDVVHQLKGSDEEAWVSAWSALASRLQDRAEEADRKGRRVTAASAYLRASTYWRCALLYFSDFEDKRMKEYAVASASCYERYISMSGYPAERIEIPYEGSFLPGYFYRSPHAGEKAPLLIVTPGRDTWAEDTRWVCAGALQRGIHCLTYDGPGQGFALRLNNLTFRPDWEKVVSPLIDFALEKFSEIDASKISLMGLSFGGYLAPRVAAFDKRIKLCITDPGNISWGRQIIAQLERFADQPMDQLPEQMRNLVRDYAWKHGVPNTIKDVVQALQAYDNSAILDQVTCETLVLDGTGEVFHGAKPFYDALQCPKEYLLFDESSTAQSHCQIGGYATATEYIFDRVAERLGCA; from the coding sequence ATGACAGATCACCAAAAGAATCCCGATTCGAACAACGGTCGTGCAGGAAGTGCCGGTACGGCGGCTACTGCAATTACCTCAAAGCACTGGGCACAACCGAGCTTCTTCAACGACAACGTGCTGCTCGATGCGCTGCTCAAGCACATCCTGGGCCTGATGCCGTATGGCATGACCGACTTCGGCGAGGTCATGGACGTGGTGCACCAACTCAAGGGCAGCGACGAAGAGGCCTGGGTCAGTGCCTGGTCCGCACTGGCGAGCCGGTTGCAAGACCGGGCCGAAGAGGCGGACAGAAAAGGCAGGCGCGTCACTGCGGCCAGCGCCTACCTGCGCGCTTCGACGTACTGGCGTTGCGCGCTGCTGTACTTCAGTGACTTCGAGGACAAGCGTATGAAGGAGTACGCAGTCGCCAGCGCATCGTGCTACGAGCGCTACATCTCGATGTCGGGCTATCCAGCCGAACGCATCGAGATTCCTTACGAAGGCAGCTTCCTCCCGGGGTACTTCTACAGGTCCCCCCATGCTGGCGAAAAAGCCCCGCTGCTCATCGTCACACCGGGCCGGGATACCTGGGCCGAGGACACCCGCTGGGTTTGCGCAGGCGCGCTTCAACGGGGAATCCACTGCCTTACCTACGATGGTCCAGGCCAGGGCTTCGCGCTTCGTCTGAACAACCTGACTTTCCGCCCCGACTGGGAGAAGGTTGTGAGCCCGCTGATCGACTTCGCGCTGGAAAAGTTCTCCGAGATCGATGCATCCAAGATCTCACTGATGGGCTTGAGCTTCGGCGGCTATCTGGCGCCTCGCGTGGCAGCGTTCGACAAACGCATCAAGCTCTGCATCACCGATCCGGGCAACATCAGCTGGGGACGTCAGATCATCGCGCAGCTGGAGCGTTTTGCCGACCAGCCAATGGATCAACTTCCCGAACAGATGCGCAACTTGGTTCGCGACTACGCCTGGAAGCACGGTGTGCCGAACACGATCAAGGATGTGGTGCAAGCCCTCCAGGCTTACGACAACTCGGCCATCCTGGACCAGGTGACCTGCGAAACGCTCGTTCTGGACGGCACTGGCGAGGTCTTCCACGGCGCCAAGCCGTTCTACGACGCCTTGCAGTGCCCCAAAGAATACCTGCTGTTTGATGAGTCCTCGACGGCGCAGTCGCATTGCCAGATCGGAGGCTACGCCACGGCCACCGAATACATCTTCGACCGGGTTGCCGAACGGCTTGGGTGCGCCTGA
- a CDS encoding aldo/keto reductase yields MNTTASNPLEFRLGGDLSINRLGFGAMRLPCNGFRGPARDPETGRAVLRRAVELGVNLIDTADFYQSTDGAVKANALIREALHPYPSNLVIATKVGVVFNSDGSHRPATGAEMRRLVEENLASLGINRLDLVYLRIGEMTVPHGESLAERFEALAALREEGLIRHLGISNVDIGHFDEARAIAPLVAVQNNFHIAKREDRSLLQACEEAGIAFCPFFPLGGGMGEIDDGRLTRVAKRHGATPTQIALAWLLASSPVMLAIPGTGSVQHLEENVAAGGIRLTDEDHAELA; encoded by the coding sequence ATGAACACCACCGCTTCCAATCCCCTTGAATTCCGTCTTGGGGGAGACCTCTCCATCAACCGGCTCGGCTTTGGCGCCATGCGCCTGCCTTGCAATGGTTTCCGCGGTCCGGCTCGCGATCCGGAGACCGGCCGCGCGGTACTGCGCCGCGCCGTGGAACTTGGCGTCAACCTGATCGACACAGCCGATTTCTACCAAAGCACAGATGGTGCAGTAAAAGCCAATGCGCTCATCCGCGAAGCCCTGCATCCCTACCCTTCCAACTTGGTGATCGCGACCAAGGTTGGTGTCGTTTTCAACTCAGATGGCAGCCACCGACCCGCCACCGGGGCGGAAATGCGCAGGCTCGTCGAGGAGAACCTGGCAAGTCTGGGGATCAATCGTCTCGACCTGGTGTACCTGCGCATCGGCGAGATGACGGTGCCACATGGCGAGTCGCTGGCCGAGCGCTTCGAGGCGCTGGCCGCATTGCGCGAAGAGGGACTGATTCGCCATCTCGGCATCAGCAATGTCGATATCGGCCACTTCGACGAGGCCCGAGCCATCGCCCCCCTCGTGGCCGTGCAGAACAACTTTCACATCGCCAAGCGCGAGGATCGGAGCCTGCTGCAGGCGTGCGAAGAAGCCGGCATCGCCTTCTGTCCGTTCTTCCCCCTTGGCGGCGGTATGGGCGAGATCGACGATGGGCGGCTTACCCGTGTGGCGAAGCGGCATGGCGCTACGCCTACCCAGATCGCCCTTGCCTGGTTGCTGGCGTCTTCGCCGGTCATGCTGGCAATCCCTGGCACAGGGTCGGTCCAGCATCTTGAAGAGAACGTCGCCGCCGGCGGCATCCGGCTCACTGACGAAGATCATGCCGAACTCGCTTGA